In the Sediminibacter sp. Hel_I_10 genome, one interval contains:
- a CDS encoding T9SS type A sorting domain-containing protein, translating to MKNTYFFFSAFTFTVVLSFSQNVTFSEKILTPGEEFSSVFGVSVDIQESVLVGSDPSDLNGAVPSTGAAYIYRKNNNGNFEFEQKLKAPLLEAGDVYGTDVAINGDFIAVGSSRYEFANTTSGLPIVNKAGAVFLYKYNTNTSQWDLVNQIFAPTRLLFHEFGWRLLITDTQLFISEIYYKNTSVNALRTGKVHIYDYDNDGNVTYNQGVDNPEPTSHDFFGSEIALSGNTLAVGARGEQLDENGTNQLTNAGAVYIFEKDDLGFYNLQQKILPNPRVAFANFGEGLDIYNNTLAVGAVGEVSMVPGTSDVADCGVAYIFKKIGSTWSQTASIIPPTVEFNANYGSSINLKDNIVFIGYEGGRVPYNGSTRNSGLVEQITLDNSGQVTNKFTIAPPFPDTTNEFGYITSWDGNQLAVGVYADRGDIDGNLILSGTVSPGAIYVYDTNATLSTNAFSSVKLKVTNPVKEEITVFNLKEKANYTLYDLYGKLILQGNIITSNPSIDLSLITNGIYLLSIHSKNSPQDFKIIKK from the coding sequence ATGAAAAATACATATTTCTTTTTTAGCGCATTTACTTTTACAGTAGTGCTTTCATTTTCTCAAAACGTAACATTTTCAGAAAAAATTTTAACACCAGGCGAAGAATTTAGTAGTGTCTTTGGGGTATCTGTAGACATACAAGAATCCGTCCTTGTTGGCTCTGATCCTTCAGACCTTAATGGGGCAGTACCAAGTACTGGGGCAGCTTATATATACAGAAAAAACAATAATGGCAATTTTGAATTTGAACAAAAACTTAAAGCTCCTTTATTAGAGGCAGGGGATGTTTATGGCACAGATGTAGCCATAAACGGTGATTTTATTGCTGTAGGTTCTTCGAGGTACGAATTTGCCAATACGACCAGTGGCTTACCAATTGTAAATAAGGCTGGTGCTGTATTTTTGTATAAATATAATACGAATACTAGTCAGTGGGATTTAGTCAACCAAATTTTTGCCCCTACCCGCTTATTATTTCACGAGTTTGGATGGCGATTATTAATCACAGATACACAACTATTTATTTCTGAAATATATTATAAGAATACTAGTGTTAATGCTCTTAGAACTGGCAAAGTTCATATTTACGATTACGATAATGATGGAAACGTGACCTATAACCAAGGGGTTGATAATCCTGAGCCCACTTCTCACGATTTTTTCGGTTCTGAAATAGCTCTATCTGGAAACACTTTAGCTGTGGGTGCAAGAGGAGAACAACTAGATGAAAACGGAACTAATCAACTTACTAATGCTGGCGCCGTTTATATATTTGAAAAAGATGATCTAGGTTTTTATAACCTGCAACAAAAAATTCTTCCTAATCCAAGAGTAGCTTTTGCCAATTTTGGAGAGGGACTTGATATCTACAACAACACCTTGGCCGTTGGCGCCGTTGGTGAAGTAAGTATGGTTCCAGGAACAAGCGACGTAGCTGACTGTGGTGTGGCATACATATTTAAAAAAATTGGTTCAACCTGGTCCCAAACTGCATCGATAATACCTCCAACAGTTGAGTTCAACGCCAATTACGGCTCCTCAATAAACTTAAAAGATAACATCGTCTTTATTGGTTATGAGGGCGGCCGAGTGCCATACAATGGTTCTACTAGAAATTCTGGATTAGTAGAACAAATAACTCTAGATAACAGTGGTCAAGTAACCAATAAATTTACTATCGCGCCGCCATTTCCAGACACTACTAATGAGTTCGGTTACATCACGTCATGGGACGGAAATCAATTGGCTGTTGGGGTGTATGCAGATCGAGGAGATATAGATGGAAATTTAATTCTTTCTGGTACTGTTAGTCCAGGAGCTATTTATGTTTATGACACTAATGCCACTTTATCAACTAACGCTTTTTCTTCAGTAAAGCTCAAAGTTACGAATCCTGTGAAAGAGGAGATTACCGTTTTTAACTTGAAAGAAAAGGCAAATTATACTTTATACGATTTATATGGAAAATTAATCCTGCAGGGAAATATAATAACCTCAAATCCCAGCATCGATTTGTCTCTGATTACGAATGGAATTTACTTATTAAGTATTCACTCTAAAAACTCACCACAAGATTTTAAAATTATAAAAAAGTAA
- a CDS encoding RHS repeat protein yields the protein MKKALFILGIFTITLFSCSSDDDGTEPSQTLKLTKVNKGLDTSEISYLENEKPQAIINPDNTIIPINYNSDSNVILFNEDTYTYDASGRIANITNARGESEFTYDSQGRIITQEVLQYDNNNLTINMEDLRFIYNFTYNNESQLTEVTSIDNIDPNIISVPDITKSKFTYNANGQLIKQDTETSFDNGATFSPDLTIDIIYDTSKNPLRLFYNSMGVTSNFTPFYSSNLDIQLTVGIGNGTGTLYYISKNSPLNVVRTNISPTGNISRTTTFNYQLDGDYPVNGERTFIANPQVFPPSTTQLSWEYTTD from the coding sequence ATGAAAAAAGCGTTGTTTATTTTGGGCATATTTACAATTACGCTATTTAGCTGTAGCAGTGATGATGATGGCACAGAACCTTCACAAACATTAAAACTTACAAAGGTTAACAAAGGTTTAGATACATCTGAAATTTCTTATTTAGAAAACGAAAAACCGCAAGCCATTATAAATCCAGACAATACCATTATACCCATCAATTACAATAGTGATAGTAATGTTATTTTGTTTAATGAAGACACCTATACTTACGACGCGTCTGGTAGAATAGCTAACATAACCAACGCACGTGGTGAGTCTGAATTTACCTATGACAGCCAAGGGCGCATTATAACACAAGAAGTACTTCAATATGACAATAATAACCTTACCATTAATATGGAAGACTTGCGCTTTATATACAACTTCACTTATAATAACGAAAGTCAACTCACAGAAGTCACTAGTATAGATAATATTGATCCTAATATTATTTCGGTACCAGATATTACAAAATCAAAATTTACTTACAATGCTAATGGACAACTAATAAAACAAGACACAGAAACGTCTTTTGATAATGGTGCTACATTCAGTCCAGATTTGACGATTGATATAATTTATGATACATCTAAAAACCCTTTAAGACTATTTTACAATAGTATGGGTGTAACGTCTAATTTTACGCCTTTTTATTCTAGCAATTTAGATATACAATTAACAGTAGGTATAGGTAATGGCACAGGTACCCTGTATTATATATCTAAAAATAGCCCATTAAATGTGGTTCGTACTAACATTAGCCCTACCGGAAATATTTCTAGAACAACAACTTTTAATTATCAATTGGATGGAGATTACCCAGTTAATGGAGAAAGGACATTTATTGCTAATCCACAAGTCTTCCCACCATCTACTACACAACTCTCTTGGGAATACACTACAGATTAA
- a CDS encoding CHAT domain-containing protein: MKIIHQIRFAIICFALLSVLYNCKKKDLEQNVEPTPVEVIQPKSELDTSQDSLNIVKTSALFKKFKNWQDLGLSSNSQEILLDSVFQSYQKVAHKTSDYAYELYRLAWDFYMDRNNHEKTIASIEEFIAICEQDKGHNKIQLLEAYSYLGSALNYSGQCDLAIEKSFIPFLELMSAQVDLTTDPDELGFLKTGEISTYVGYLDCASLLGDGNLQKKILAISEKLVEETHDDIPWYNVYKSDLLGMMSTIYMTMGDFGKAKIFLELYEKYMEPQDIIDHMLLTDRKLYFYSEVNDVENFNSEFKNSSVYYIKALQRFPPNTHEHFLAVHNRRLAFERLAMLKAKTNEVNPEISEAYHKSMRLIDGFEYDNRINPLNAYRGMISYFNSASKRDSARYYLNKYRVLANDLKAMDDIRDAQIFYLEQFLSEEKYNRVDSLLNNHLEASNIKNIQKFLSEKKVPQDVLANEKTIARMLKIATLLQEHSQSHPSYSLKKANQFYLLSASLLNAFKQNQWFNPKEVSQLQKINAGILSTRTAGTENDHLIIKFLESNHSLEMLQKNANSNIILNENDALNSLTNQRNLISRKILNLTNQYLQEELNPKLKEQNTYIKLLNKKDSLSEKIKEDYPDYVFYTSPNFDLSSYRANLDDDTISVRFYLTEKHCYAYLISNRELKFVVLGPRENVKNLTDIYISQIKANQDISKIVMSLNSFLTPLVSGIEPYRNLRIIPHEELNYLPFETFFDEFSKSNKVISYNTSLILDGHNNDVSNSATFAAYAPNYNNDEKVSKSRIVADLERSGNYQLPDAFEEAVYISKLFKGTLFADRKATKQHFTEHANEFSVLHLAMHAVEGDSQNNKDAMLLFTGETEEDYLSLNEVYNLNLSAELTTLSACNTAYGEIDPVEGVLSLSRAFQYAGSKATVTSLWRVPDKETSIIMKRFYEYLKLGQEKHIALKNAKLDYLKTTDDHNLKHPYYWAGFVLTGDTSAIVASTNYWWYVGLVLVVMLILGWSIKKRLKVN, translated from the coding sequence ATGAAAATTATACATCAGATACGTTTTGCCATTATATGTTTTGCATTACTTAGCGTATTATACAATTGTAAAAAGAAAGACCTTGAACAAAACGTTGAGCCTACGCCCGTTGAGGTAATTCAACCGAAATCAGAATTGGATACTAGTCAAGATAGCTTAAATATCGTTAAAACTAGTGCGCTGTTTAAAAAGTTCAAAAATTGGCAAGACTTAGGTTTGAGTTCCAATTCACAAGAGATTTTACTAGATAGTGTTTTTCAAAGTTACCAAAAGGTCGCTCACAAGACATCTGATTATGCTTATGAGCTTTACCGATTGGCTTGGGATTTTTACATGGATCGCAATAACCATGAAAAAACAATAGCATCCATCGAGGAATTTATAGCAATATGTGAACAAGATAAAGGACATAACAAAATACAGCTTTTAGAGGCCTATTCTTATTTAGGAAGTGCGTTAAATTATTCTGGACAGTGTGATTTGGCAATAGAAAAGAGCTTTATTCCTTTTCTTGAACTCATGAGCGCGCAAGTTGACTTAACGACTGACCCTGATGAACTGGGTTTTTTGAAAACAGGTGAAATAAGTACTTATGTTGGGTATTTAGATTGTGCAAGTCTTTTGGGAGACGGAAATCTTCAGAAAAAAATATTAGCAATTTCTGAAAAACTTGTGGAGGAAACGCATGATGACATTCCTTGGTATAATGTGTATAAATCAGATTTATTGGGAATGATGTCCACTATTTATATGACCATGGGCGATTTTGGTAAGGCTAAAATTTTCTTAGAGCTTTACGAAAAATACATGGAGCCTCAAGACATCATTGATCATATGTTGCTTACAGATCGTAAACTCTATTTTTATTCGGAAGTTAATGATGTAGAAAATTTTAATTCTGAATTTAAAAATTCTTCAGTTTACTATATCAAGGCCTTACAACGATTTCCCCCCAATACACATGAGCATTTTTTAGCGGTTCATAACCGTCGATTGGCGTTTGAGCGACTCGCTATGCTAAAAGCCAAAACAAATGAAGTCAATCCTGAAATTTCAGAGGCTTATCATAAAAGTATGAGGTTGATTGACGGTTTTGAATATGACAACCGTATTAATCCTTTAAATGCGTATCGCGGTATGATATCTTATTTTAACAGCGCATCAAAAAGAGACAGTGCAAGATATTATTTAAATAAATATCGAGTATTGGCCAATGATCTCAAAGCCATGGATGATATAAGGGACGCTCAAATTTTTTATTTGGAACAGTTTCTTTCAGAAGAAAAATATAACCGTGTAGATTCATTACTCAACAATCATTTGGAAGCTTCTAACATAAAGAATATTCAAAAATTTCTATCAGAAAAAAAGGTGCCTCAGGATGTTTTAGCTAATGAAAAAACAATTGCACGAATGTTAAAAATAGCCACGTTATTACAGGAGCATTCTCAATCCCATCCAAGTTATTCACTTAAAAAGGCCAATCAATTTTACTTACTCTCGGCTTCCTTGTTAAATGCATTTAAGCAGAACCAGTGGTTTAATCCAAAGGAGGTTAGTCAATTACAGAAAATAAATGCAGGTATTTTGTCTACCAGAACAGCAGGTACGGAAAATGACCATCTGATCATTAAATTTTTGGAAAGTAATCATTCTTTAGAAATGTTACAGAAAAATGCCAATAGTAATATCATATTGAATGAAAATGATGCGCTAAATTCACTTACTAATCAACGGAACCTGATATCCAGAAAGATTTTAAATCTTACAAATCAATATCTCCAAGAGGAGTTGAACCCTAAACTAAAAGAGCAAAACACTTATATCAAGCTTTTAAATAAAAAAGACAGTCTCAGTGAGAAAATTAAAGAGGATTATCCCGATTACGTCTTTTATACTTCTCCAAACTTTGATTTATCATCTTATCGTGCGAATTTGGATGATGATACGATTAGCGTACGATTTTACCTTACCGAAAAGCACTGTTATGCTTATCTTATATCAAATAGGGAATTAAAATTTGTTGTGTTGGGCCCTCGAGAAAATGTAAAAAACTTAACAGATATTTATATCAGCCAAATTAAGGCCAATCAAGATATATCAAAAATCGTGATGTCTTTAAATAGCTTTTTGACCCCATTAGTTTCAGGTATTGAACCATATAGGAATTTGAGAATCATTCCGCATGAGGAATTAAACTATTTACCATTTGAAACATTTTTTGATGAGTTTTCGAAATCTAATAAGGTAATTAGCTATAATACATCTTTAATTTTGGACGGACACAATAATGATGTTAGTAATTCGGCGACCTTTGCTGCTTACGCTCCAAATTACAATAATGATGAAAAGGTGTCCAAAAGCAGAATAGTTGCTGATCTAGAACGTTCGGGAAATTATCAATTGCCCGATGCCTTTGAAGAAGCGGTATATATTTCTAAATTATTTAAAGGAACTCTTTTTGCAGATAGAAAGGCAACAAAACAACATTTTACAGAACATGCCAATGAATTTTCGGTATTACATCTTGCCATGCATGCTGTAGAAGGTGATTCACAAAATAATAAGGATGCCATGCTTCTGTTTACTGGTGAGACAGAGGAGGACTATCTGAGTTTAAACGAGGTGTACAATCTCAATTTATCGGCAGAGCTAACAACATTGAGTGCGTGTAATACGGCCTATGGGGAAATTGACCCAGTAGAGGGCGTTTTGAGTTTGTCAAGAGCATTTCAATATGCTGGTAGTAAGGCTACGGTAACAAGTTTATGGCGGGTGCCAGATAAGGAGACTTCAATTATAATGAAGCGGTTTTACGAGTATTTAAAATTGGGACAGGAAAAGCATATTGCCTTAAAAAATGCCAAATTAGACTATTTGAAAACTACTGACGATCATAACCTGAAACACCCTTACTATTGGGCGGGGTTTGTGCTCACGGGTGATACTTCTGCCATTGTTGCTTCAACAAATTATTGGTGGTATGTAGGTTTGGTTTTGGTAGTCATGCTAATTTTGGGTTGGTCAATTAAAAAACGCCTTAAAGTTAATTAA
- a CDS encoding FAD-dependent oxidoreductase, with product MFDTLIIGGGAAGMSCALVLGSAKPKAFATNKYIGIIMHQRASHLQSALFNNVLGLAAGTLGSEILENGKTQLKTLYPHVNQIEKEKVKSVFKTPKGFTIITNKNTYQSKIVVIAVGYTNLVNIDGLQSYLEPHPRTAIEKERIWLKNEDHLVDDGLYVAGTMAGWRSQFAIAAGSGAQVATDILTLWNNGKHAKIHDKV from the coding sequence ATGTTCGACACGCTCATTATTGGAGGAGGCGCTGCAGGAATGTCTTGTGCTCTGGTGCTTGGCTCAGCAAAACCTAAAGCCTTCGCTACAAACAAATATATTGGTATCATTATGCATCAGCGCGCTTCTCATCTGCAAAGCGCACTTTTTAATAATGTGCTAGGTCTTGCTGCCGGCACTCTAGGGTCTGAGATCTTAGAGAACGGTAAAACACAACTCAAAACCTTATATCCTCACGTAAATCAGATTGAAAAGGAAAAAGTAAAGTCTGTTTTTAAAACTCCTAAAGGGTTTACCATAATCACCAATAAAAATACTTACCAATCTAAAATAGTGGTTATTGCCGTGGGTTACACCAACCTTGTCAATATTGACGGACTCCAATCTTATTTAGAACCACACCCAAGAACAGCCATTGAAAAGGAACGTATCTGGCTAAAAAACGAAGATCATTTGGTAGATGACGGACTCTATGTTGCAGGAACTATGGCGGGTTGGCGCAGTCAATTTGCTATTGCCGCCGGGAGTGGTGCCCAAGTAGCCACCGATATTTTAACGCTTTGGAACAATGGCAAGCATGCCAAAATTCACGATAAAGTCTAG
- a CDS encoding SDR family oxidoreductase — translation MKTNKVALVTGGSRGLGKNIALKLSQKGIDVIITYHSSSSAADDIVSEIESNGQKATAFQLDTTNINSFDAFVEKLSSYLSEVYGNPRLDILINNAGTGIYKPFLETTENDFDEMVNIHFKGVYFLTQKLVPVLNDGGRIINISSGLARFSLPNSSAYASAKSAVETFTKYLAKELAHRKIAANVVAPGAVATDFGGGENKTNEKKIDIISSNTALGRVGEPEDIGGVVAFLCTEDAYWINGQRIEVSGGIML, via the coding sequence ATGAAAACAAATAAAGTTGCTTTGGTTACTGGCGGAAGTCGTGGATTAGGCAAAAACATTGCCCTAAAGCTCTCTCAAAAGGGCATAGATGTCATCATTACTTACCACTCCAGCTCTTCTGCTGCAGATGATATTGTAAGTGAAATTGAATCCAACGGACAAAAAGCAACTGCTTTTCAATTAGATACCACCAATATAAATAGTTTTGATGCCTTTGTCGAGAAACTGTCTTCTTATCTTTCTGAAGTTTACGGCAATCCGCGCTTAGATATTTTGATCAACAATGCAGGGACCGGAATCTACAAACCCTTTTTAGAAACTACAGAAAACGATTTTGATGAAATGGTCAACATCCATTTTAAAGGGGTGTATTTTTTAACTCAAAAATTGGTTCCAGTGCTTAATGACGGCGGACGAATTATTAATATTTCTTCAGGCTTGGCAAGATTCTCCCTTCCTAATTCCTCTGCTTATGCTTCGGCTAAAAGTGCCGTAGAGACCTTTACCAAATACTTAGCTAAAGAGTTAGCGCATCGTAAAATTGCAGCTAACGTGGTAGCTCCTGGAGCGGTAGCTACAGATTTTGGCGGTGGCGAAAATAAAACAAACGAGAAAAAAATTGATATTATTTCTAGCAATACCGCTTTAGGCCGCGTAGGAGAGCCTGAGGATATTGGTGGGGTCGTTGCTTTTTTATGTACCGAAGACGCCTATTGGATCAACGGACAGCGTATTGAGGTTTCTGGAGGAATTATGCTTTAA
- a CDS encoding S41 family peptidase: MKLHKKYIPLLLGLAMAVGIFIGGKLNFTDISDRLFTTNSKKDKLNRLIDYIDYEYVDDVNTDSIVDVTVNGILENLDPHSTYIPKSDLERVTNNMKGDFVGIGINFYTYKDTVTVIRPVSGGPSDKAGIKGGDRIIMANGDSIFGGHWTNDEIIDKLKGEEGSKVTLKIKRKGVDKLLEFKVKRGIIPIKSVDAAYMLTNNLGYIKVNRFAESTYKEFKKALDKLQEQGATKLALDLRDNPGGFLGIAEQIVDEFLEDDKLILFTKNNKGKIEKSFATGKGDFEEGEVYILINESSASASEIVAGALQDNDKGTIIGRRSYGKGLVQREMSLGDGSAIRLTVSRYYTPTGRSIQRPYDLGNNKEYYSDYYKRLSSGELDHPESMKIADSLKFTTPKGKVVYGGGGIIPDIFIPLNTSAQNETLNYIKRRGYMSNFVFEELDRDRQVYDGLDAKEYIQNFYITDDVILKFQDYLNLKEQTNLTFVAYHDQIRRMIKSELGAQLYGSTVAEKILNEDDEMIEEVILLSRGAKDFGLHIFEEEDVEE, translated from the coding sequence ATGAAACTTCACAAAAAATACATACCGTTATTATTAGGTCTCGCAATGGCGGTGGGTATTTTTATTGGCGGAAAATTGAATTTCACAGACATCTCAGACCGTTTATTTACAACCAACAGTAAAAAAGATAAACTTAACCGTCTCATTGATTATATTGACTACGAGTATGTTGATGATGTTAATACGGATAGTATTGTTGATGTTACCGTTAATGGTATTTTAGAGAACCTTGACCCGCACTCTACGTATATTCCCAAAAGTGATTTAGAACGAGTTACCAATAATATGAAAGGTGATTTTGTAGGTATTGGTATTAATTTCTATACCTATAAAGATACGGTTACTGTAATTAGACCCGTATCTGGTGGACCTAGTGATAAAGCAGGGATCAAGGGGGGAGACCGTATCATTATGGCAAACGGAGATTCTATTTTTGGAGGCCATTGGACCAATGATGAAATCATTGATAAGTTAAAAGGGGAAGAGGGCTCCAAAGTAACACTCAAAATTAAAAGAAAAGGTGTCGATAAACTTCTAGAGTTTAAGGTGAAACGAGGTATTATACCCATTAAGAGTGTTGACGCTGCATATATGCTCACTAACAATTTGGGTTACATTAAAGTCAACCGCTTTGCGGAGTCTACTTACAAAGAATTCAAAAAGGCATTAGATAAATTACAAGAGCAGGGCGCCACCAAATTAGCCTTGGATTTGCGCGATAATCCTGGAGGGTTTTTGGGCATTGCAGAACAGATTGTGGATGAATTTTTAGAAGATGATAAGCTCATCTTATTTACAAAAAACAATAAGGGTAAAATTGAAAAGAGCTTTGCAACTGGAAAAGGCGATTTTGAAGAAGGTGAGGTGTACATTTTAATTAATGAAAGTTCAGCTTCTGCAAGTGAAATTGTAGCTGGAGCTCTTCAGGATAACGATAAGGGAACCATTATTGGCCGAAGAAGTTATGGAAAGGGTTTGGTGCAACGCGAAATGTCCCTTGGTGATGGAAGCGCCATCCGTCTTACTGTCTCAAGATATTATACACCTACAGGTCGTTCGATACAGCGACCTTATGATTTGGGAAATAACAAAGAGTATTATAGTGATTATTATAAACGATTAAGTAGCGGAGAATTAGACCATCCCGAAAGCATGAAAATTGCAGATTCTCTAAAATTTACAACACCAAAAGGCAAAGTGGTCTATGGAGGAGGAGGTATCATTCCTGATATTTTTATTCCACTCAATACATCGGCACAAAATGAAACGTTGAATTACATTAAACGTCGGGGGTATATGAGCAACTTTGTATTTGAGGAATTGGATCGTGACCGTCAGGTTTATGATGGATTGGATGCTAAAGAGTACATCCAAAATTTCTATATCACCGATGATGTCATTTTAAAATTTCAAGATTATCTTAATCTTAAAGAGCAAACCAATTTGACCTTTGTGGCTTATCATGACCAAATACGGCGCATGATCAAATCTGAGTTAGGTGCTCAACTCTACGGCTCTACCGTAGCTGAAAAGATTCTTAATGAAGACGACGAGATGATAGAGGAAGTCATTTTATTAAGCCGTGGCGCAAAGGATTTTGGCCTTCACATTTTCGAAGAGGAAGACGTAGAGGAGTAA
- a CDS encoding dCMP deaminase family protein: protein MPKKKQLRYDKAYLRIAQEWGKLSHCKRKQVGALIVKDRMIISDGYNGTPTGFENYCEDDEGYTKWYVLHAEANAILKVASSTQTCKGATLYITLSPCKECSKLIHQAGIIRVVYSQDYKDNSGLQFLEKAGIALELIEDVNA from the coding sequence ATGCCAAAAAAAAAGCAACTAAGATATGATAAGGCCTATTTGCGCATTGCGCAAGAGTGGGGCAAATTATCACACTGTAAGCGCAAACAAGTGGGAGCCCTTATTGTAAAAGACCGAATGATTATTTCAGATGGATATAATGGTACACCAACAGGCTTTGAGAATTACTGCGAAGATGACGAAGGTTATACCAAGTGGTATGTCTTGCACGCAGAGGCTAACGCCATATTAAAAGTAGCGTCTTCTACCCAAACTTGTAAAGGTGCTACACTGTATATTACACTTTCACCTTGTAAAGAGTGTAGTAAGCTCATTCACCAAGCAGGAATTATTAGAGTGGTCTACAGTCAGGATTATAAGGATAATTCTGGATTGCAATTTTTAGAAAAAGCAGGGATAGCATTAGAGCTCATTGAAGATGTAAACGCATAA
- a CDS encoding HupE/UreJ family protein, with translation MIDAFLSNFKDGVYHVLNLNAYHHILFLVALTVPYLFKDWKRVFMLITVFTLGHCVSLGLTTYNVINVNSRLIAFLIPLTILIVAVYNIFTSGKKAQSDKVGLLFFAALFFGLIHGLGFVGVFERMVSNTENKFVALLEMGLGIEVGQIVIVFIILFISFLCQTIFRFSKRDWVIVISAIVLGFVLHILLLSQVFS, from the coding sequence ATGATTGACGCATTTTTGTCAAACTTTAAAGATGGTGTTTATCACGTCCTAAATCTAAATGCCTACCACCATATTCTGTTCTTGGTAGCGCTTACTGTCCCATATTTGTTCAAGGATTGGAAACGCGTATTCATGCTCATCACCGTGTTTACTTTAGGCCATTGCGTGTCTTTAGGGTTGACTACTTATAACGTGATTAATGTAAATTCTCGATTGATCGCATTTCTCATTCCTCTTACCATCTTGATTGTAGCGGTTTATAATATTTTTACATCAGGAAAAAAAGCACAAAGTGATAAAGTAGGACTTCTGTTTTTTGCAGCACTCTTTTTTGGACTCATCCATGGCCTTGGTTTTGTAGGTGTTTTTGAGCGTATGGTTTCTAATACTGAAAACAAATTTGTGGCTCTACTGGAAATGGGTTTAGGTATTGAGGTAGGTCAAATCGTTATTGTATTCATCATCTTGTTCATCAGCTTTCTATGTCAAACCATATTTCGATTTTCTAAACGGGATTGGGTTATTGTGATTTCTGCAATTGTTTTGGGCTTTGTTCTGCACATTTTATTGCTCAGTCAAGTGTTTTCTTGA